The genomic region TTTGCTGAAAAATATGATCAAACAAACCGTCTTCTCCATTTCCACACATGAGACAACGCCAATCCTTACAGGCGTACTCTGGAGTTTGGGTGATAACGAATTGAAATTTGTGGCAACAGACCGCCACCGTCTTGCTACTCGATCAGCAATGCTGGATAATGCAGAAGGTATTCGCTTTAACAACGTGGTCATTTCCGGTAAAACGCTGAACGAGCTCAGCAAAATCGTTCCGGATCAAAATACCCTTGTGGATATCGTTGTTGCAGATAACCAAGTCCTATTCAAAATCGACCGTGTATTGTTCTACTCTCGTATTTTGGACGGAACATATCCCGATACTTCTAGAATTATTCCAACGTCATACAAAACAGAACTTGTTTTAGATACAAAAAAATTAAGTGAATCCATTGACCGGGCTTATTTGCTGTCGCGTGAAGAGAAAACAAACATCGTGCGTATGCAAACGATGGATTCGGGAACAGTCGAAATTTCCTCAAGCTCTTCCGAGCTAGGTAAAGTAAGAGAAGAAATCGAACCTGCCGAGTTTACAGGAGATCCGTTAAAAATCTCGTTCAACTCCAAATACATGCTGGATGTGCTGAAAGTCGTCGAAAGTGAGCAGCTGATGATCGCTTTTACAGGTGTCATGAGTCCAATCATCTTGAAACCACTGGATGACAGTCACAGCCTTTACGTCATATTGCCATACCGGACGACCAACTAACGAAAGGAAGATCACAGTGAACCAAGTTACGATTCGAACGGAATATATTAAGCTTGATCAATTTTTGAAACTCGCTGATTGCATCCCAACTGGAGGTATGGCCAAAGCTTTGCTTCAGGAGGGACTTGTACGTGTGAATAAAGAGCCTGAGGAACGCCGGGGACGTAAGTTATACCCTGGGGATATCGTTGAAGTGGACGGAGAAGGCACATTCGAAGTTGCCGCAGAATAAGAAGACCAGTTCGATCCTGCTGCCTCCTGACGGACGGGATAAAAGGGAGGTTACCGCGTGTTTGTGAACAGCATTGATCTGCAGAATTTCCGCAATTATGAACATCTGAGACTGGACTCTTTTGGTCCTGTAAACTTATTGATCGGGCAAAATGCTCAAGGCAAGACCAATCTTGCAGAGGCGATTTTTGTACTTGCACTCACCAAGAGCCACCGTACATCCCGTGACAAGGAGTTAATCCGTTTTGGTGAGGAACGTGCCAGACTTGCAGCAGAAGTCGACAAAAAGTACGGAGCGGTCAAGCTTGAACTGTCTCTGTCACAACAAGGCAAAAAAGCGAAGATTAACGGACTGGAGCAGCGCAAGTTAAGTGATTTTGTCGGCGCGCTTAATGTCGTGATGTTTGCACCGGAAGATCTGGAGATCGTAAAAGGCACACCGGGGGTCCGCCGCCGGTTTCTTGACATGGAGATCGGACAGGTTGCACCCGGCTACCTGTATCATCTGCAGCAATATCAAAAAGTGCTGGTCCAACGAAACAATTTGCTCAAGCAGCTATGGGGACAAGGGGCATCGGCCCAGACCATGCTTGAGGTATGGAACGAACAACTGGTTGAGCATGGTGTTAAAATCGTCAAAAAAAGGAAACAATTCATAAAGAAACTGCAAAAGTGGGCAGAAACGATTCATCAAGGGATCACCGGAGGCGGAGAAGTCCTGCGGCTGGCCTACCTTCCTTCCTTCAGCGAAGCCGCTGAAGAAGATGAAGCTGTCTTAATGGACCAATTTATGATAAAATTATCACAAATGAAAGAGCAGGAGATTCGCCGAGGCACAACCCTTAGTGGGCCGCATCGGGATGACCTGTCCTTTTTCATTAACGATCGGGAAGTACAAACATATGGCTCGCAGGGGCAGCAGCGCACAACGGCGTTGTCCCTTAAACTTGCGGAAATTGAACTGATTCACGAAGAAATCGGAGAATATCCGGTCCTGCTGCTCGACGACGTCCTGTCCGAACTGGATCCTTTTCGCCAGACACAGCTGATCGAAACGTTCCAGAGCAAGGTGCAAACCTTTATTACGGCTACGGGGATCGAGAGCCTGAACGTTGACAAGCTCAAAGATGCCAGTATTTATCACGTTCATGCCGGACAGGTTGAACGCTAAGGAGTGAGGGCTTATGTACATTCATCTGGGCGGTGAGAAGATTATCCGTTCTTCCGAATTGGTCGCTATTTTTGATATATCGATTGAAAAATCCTCAAAGATCTCCAAGCAGTATGTCACGCATGCCGAGCAGGAAAAAACAGTGGAACACATCGGCGAAGAGGAAGCCAAGTCCATTGTGGTGACCAAAAACATTGTGTACTACTCGCCTATTTCCTCAGCCACGCTGAAGAAGCGGGCTCACATTTTTCCTGATCTCTAGCATTGGATTGGCATAAAAGGTGTGTCTTTTACTGCTTGTCTTTATGTGGACAGCTGGCTGAATGAAGGACGTTGCCTATTTCAGCAAACATTCTTAGTTAACGCATATTTACGATATTGAATCTATAGAAGTAGGTGAAAGGCATGTCTATGAATCAACCGTCATATGATGCGAATGAAATTCAGGTCCTTGAAGGATTGGAAGCCGTACGGAAGCGTCCGGGGATGTATATCGGTTCCACCAGTTCCAAGGGCCTGCATCATCTGGTCTGGGAAGTAGTGGACAACAGTATCGACGAAGCGCTTGCTGGTTACTGTGACCACATTGAGGTCAGTATCCATGAAGATAACAGCGTAACTGTAGTCGATAACGGACGGGGTATTCCTGTCGGCGAACATGCCAAAATGAAACGTCCTGCACTTGAGGTAGTTATGACTGTCCTCCACGCAGGAGGAAAATTTGGCGGCGGCGGATATAAAGTATCCGGTGGTTTGCATGGTGTTGGTGTGTCCGTTGTAAATGCTCTCTCTGAAAAAGTGGTTGTAACGGTTAAACGTGAAGGACATATCTACCAACAGGAATATCGCCGTGGAGCTCCACAGTATGACCTGAAAGTGATCGGTACAACTGACGAAACAGGAACAACAGTTAGGTTCCATCCGGACCCTGAAATTTTCACGGAAACGAGAGTTTATGAATATGACATCTTGCTTGCCCGTATTCGTGAGCTGGCGTTCCTGAACAAGGGTATTGGTCTTACATTGACGGATGAGCGTACAGGTGCAACCAACTCGTTCCTGTACGAAGGCGGCATTATCGAATACGTCTCCTTCCTCAACCAGAAGCGCGAAGTATTGCATGAAAATCCAATTTACGTTGAAGGTTCCAGAGATAACATTCAGGTGGAAGTTGCCCTGCAATACAATGACAACTACACCGAGAACATCTATTCCTTCGCGAACAATATCAACACGCATGAGGGCGGAACGCATGAATCAGGCTTCAAGAGTGCCCTTACACGGATCATCAATGACTACGCCCGTAAGGCGGGAGTAATCAAGGACAGCACCGGCAACCTTTCCGGAGATGATGTGCGTGAAGGTTTGACGGCTATTATTTCGGTCAAGATTCCGGAACCGCAATTTGAAGGACAGACGAAGACCAAGCTTGGTAACAGTGAAGTACGTGGTATTGTCGAATCCTTGTTTGCCGAGAAGCTGCAGGAGTTCCTGGAAGAGAATCCTTCCGTATCCCGTCGCATTTTGGAAAAAGGTCTGCAAGCTGCCCGTGCACGTGAAGCTGCTCGTAAAGCACGGGAACTGACACGGCGTAAAGGTGCACTGGAAGTAAGCTCACTTCCAGGTAAACTGGCCGACTGTTCATCCAAGGATGCTTCAATCAGCGAATTGTACATCGTCGAAGGTGACTCTGCGGGCGGATCAGCGAAGCAAGGTCGGGATCGTCATTTCCAAGCGATTTTGCCGCTCCGTGGTAAGATTCTGAACGTGGAAAAAGCTCGTCTGGACCGGATCTTGGGTAATGCGGAGATTAGAGCGATTATTACGGCGATGGGTACAGGTATTGGTGATGACTTTGATATTGCCAAAGCTCGTTATCACAAAATCATTTTGATGACCGATGCCGATGTCGATGGTGCTCATATCCGAACACTGTTGCTGACATTCCTGTATCGGTACATGCGCAAAATCATTGAGGCAGGTTATGTATATATTGCGCAACCGCCATTGTTCAAGATTGAGCGTAACAAAGTGATTCGCTATGCTGGTTCCGAGAAAGAGCGCGATGAAATTATTGCAACGCTCGGTGAAAATGCGAAATTCAACGTTCAGCGTTACAAAGGTCTCGGTGAGATGAATGCCGGACAATTGTGGGAAACGACGATGGATCCGGAGAGCCGGACCATGATGCAAGTATCGATCAACGATGCCATACTTGCTGATGCCATGTTCGACACCCTCATGGGGGATAACGTTGAACCGCGTCGTGACTTTATCCAGGAAAATGCGAAATACGTGAAAAACCTCGACATTTAACGATAAGAAGAGGCGCCTGAGAGGGCGCCTTTTTATATTATTGGAAATATCGAAGAGGGAGACTAATAGACTCCCGTATTGGTTTTTATCGACGTACACGTCTTTTGGTAGCTGAGGCCTGTGCTTTAGGGGATGGACGAGAGCTTTTGCTCTTTTTGGAGGGCAGACGACCGTAGGCAATCGCATATCGTTTGATCTTCCGGTAGGTCTCCTTGTCCGGTAGTAAGCCAAAAGCATAAATGCCTGGCAGTGTATTGACTTCAAGAATCCAGGGGCGTCCTTCTTCGTCTAGTGCAATATCTATACCAATCTCCTTGAGCCTTGGAAATGATGTTTGCAATTGCACGGCGGTATGAATGCCTAATCGGTACAGCTCATGGCGAAGCTTCTTGAAGCCATCCTGATGCAGATGGGGGAGTACGAGTTCTTCGAACGTGGCCAATCGTCCACCACCATGAATGTTGGTGATGATTTTTCCCGGGGCGGCGACTCGTCCCAGTACACCTGTTGTCTCCCAGTTGTGTTGCAGATTTTTCTGGGTTAACACGCGCAAGTCAAAAGGCAAACCTTCATGCTTCATCAGCGGGATCCCTTGTTGAATGATATAGTCACGTTTCTGTATACGATCATTCAGTGCCCGTTCAAGATCGTCCAAGGAATGAAATAACCTTTCCTCTGTTCCATATTGGAGTTGATATGTTGTTGTGAGTTGGGTAGCTCTGGAGGTAACAACACTTGCTTCGGTATCTTCGGATAGGTTCCGATCATTGTGTTCTTCAGTAACCTCTGTATCTGTGGTGGAATCTTCGGAATAAAACACAGGTTGGTACATACGGGTGGTTTTCACCCGCATAACTCCATTGCCGTAAGTGCCACGGTCCGGTTTGATATAGTTCGACTCGAATAATTCAGTCATCCGTTCCAGGGTTTGACGGCTATATTTTCGGGTCACAGGGATATATTCATTCACATTGCGACTGCGTTGTAACACAGCTGTTTTGGCCCATTTGCTGGAGACACGCTGAATACCCAAGATTCATCAGTCCTTTCATGTTTTGCTCAGTTCTCAAGAGGGGAAGACACGGAGAAATCGAAGGACAAGAGACGATTTCAGTGGTATAATAGAGAAATATGGCGTTTTGTGCGATGAGCTGCACAATTTGCAGTTTGATCGTAGAACGGGAACGGCTTTAGCCTCGGTGGGCACAGTACATATGCCGCTTTTTCTAGCATTGTATGTGCAATTGGGGAGGAAGGCAGGGCGAATCCCCAGAGACGCAGAAGTTCCCGGAAGAAAGGCTATTGCCCAGCGGACGTTTAATTGTGTAACTTTTGTGAAAGTAATATAATAAAGAGTAGCGTTCTTGCGCGGTTTTAGCCTTGTTAGGCTTTTCACATATAATCAATTTTTTTAGCATGACGGAATGGAACGTTTGTTTAGGACAAGAAGGAGGTCCAGCATGGCGGAAGAAATGAACTCGCAGATTACAGATCGGGATATTGGCGTCGAGATGCGTGAATCGTTTATGGATTATGCGATGAGCATCATTGTTAGCCGTGCCTTACCTGACGTGCGTGATGGATTGAAGCCGGTTCACCGGCGTATTCTGTACGCAATGTCGGAGCTTGGCATGACACCCGATAAACCACATAAAAAATCAGCCAGAATCGTCGGCGAAGTTATCGGTAAGTATCACCCGCACGGTGACTCTGCTGTTTACGAGACGATGGTACGGATGGCACAGGATTTCTCCCTGCGTTATATGCACGTAGATGGACATGGTAACTTTGGATCGGTCGATGGCGATATGGCAGCAGCGATGCGTTATACCGAAGCTCGTCTGTCCAAGATTGCAATGGAAATGCTCAGAGATATCAACAAGGATACGATTGACTTCCAGCCGAACTATGACGGTGAAGAACATGAACCAATCGTTCTGCCTGCTCGTTTCCCCAACTTGCTTGTCAATGGGGTCGGCGGGATCGCGGTAGGTATGGCGACCAATATTCCTCCTCATAATTTGGGAGAGGTCATTGACGGCGTACAGGCCATGATTCAAAATCCTGATATTACATCCATGGAACTGATGGATTACATTCAAGGACCAGACTTCCCAACGTCCGGTTACATTTTGGGACGCTCCGGCATTCGTCAAGCGTATCAGACCGGACGTGGTTCAGTAACGATGCGGGCCAAAACCAACATCGAAGAGAATAACAATAAAGCGAGAATTATCGTTACAGAGCTCCCTTATCAGGTGAACAAGGCGAGACTCGTTGAGAAAATCGCTGAGTTGGTACGTGATAAAAAGATTGATGGCATTACAGATCTTCGTGATGAGTCTGACCGTAACGGTATGCGGGTTGTAATTGAGCTTCGCAGAGACGTGAATCCGGGGGTTGTTCTGAACAACTTGTACAAACATACATCGATGCAATCCACTTTCGGAATTAACATGCTTGCGATTGTAAATAAAGAGCCTAAAATCCTGAACTTGCGTGAAGTGTTGTATCACTATCTGCAGCATCAGATTGAGGTTATTCGCAGACGTACGCAGTTTGAACTGAAGAAGGCTGAAGCTCGTGCACACATTCTGGAAGGCTTGCGCATTGCGCTGGATCATATCGATGAGATTATTACGTTGATTCGTTCATCCAGTAATGCAGATGCAGCCAGAGAAGGTTTGATTGAGCGTTTCTCACTCAGTCATGATCAGGCTCAAGCGATTCTCGATATGCGTTTGCAACGCCTCACAGGTTTGGAACGCGAACGTATTGAAAACGAGTATAACGAACTGATGGTCAAAATCAGGGAGTATCGTGAAATCTTGGCTAATGAGCATCTGGTGCTTGAGATTATCAGTACGGAGCTTCAAGAGATTCGCGACCGCTTTAGCGATGATCGCCGTACAGAGATCACGGTAGGTGAAGAGAGTATTCTGGATGAGGACCTGATTCCACGTGAAGAGGTTATTATCACGATTACCCATACAGGCTACGTGAAACGTCTGCCGGTATCCACATACCGCAGCCAGAAGCGTGGTGGACGTGGCGTTGTAGGGATGGACACCAAAGATACCGACTTTGTTGAGCATCTATTTGTGACCAACTCTCACAATTACCTCATGTTCTTCACTGACAAAGGTAAAGTGTATCGTCTCAAAGCTTACGAGATTCCAGAGCTTGGACGTACCGCACGGGGAACACCAATTATCAATCTGATCCAGATCGAGCAGGGTGAATCGGTTAATGCCGTGATTCCAGTTCAGGAATTTGAAAGTGACAGATACTTGTTCTTTGCTACCCGTCAAGGGGTTGTGAAGAAGACGCCACTTGAGGATTACACCAATATCCGCAAAGGCGGCCTGATCGGTATTTCCTTGCGTGATGATGATATCCTGATTGATGTTAAGCTGACCGATGGACAGCAAGAGATCATTATGGGTACAGCTCACGGGATGTCTATCCGATTCTCGGAAGGTAATGTACGTTCCATGGGACGTAGTGCAACCGGGGTTAAAGGGATCACTTTGGATGAACAGGATGCCGTTATTGGCATGGATGTAGTCGATAAAGAGCTTGATGTTCTGATCGTTACAGCCAAAGGTTACGGTAAACGTACACCTGTCAGTGATTATCGGATGCAGACTCGTGGTGGTAAAGGGATTAAAACCATCAATGTCACAGAGAAGAACGGCGCTGTAGTCAGCCTCAAAATGGTTAAAACCGAAGAGGATCTGATGATTATCACGTCTAGCGGTACTTTGATCCGGATGAGCATGGAAGGCATATCGACCATGGGTAGGTACACGCAAGGTGTGAAACTGATTCATATTCGTGATGAGGATTCGGTGGCCACAGTCAGCCGAATTGATAAGAATGAAGAAGAACCAGACGACGAATTGCTTGAAGGATCGGAAGGCGGGGAGACCCAAACTCCGGCAGTAAGCCTGGAAGAAGGCACCATTTCTGACGCGGAAGCTGATGCTGAAGTTGATGGCGACGATTCCGGTTCGGAAGCATAAGAATAGAATTTCTGAAAACCAATCTCTTGGAGATTGGAATAAGACTAAGAGGGCTCCCACTGGGGGCCCTTTTGTTGTATAAAGGAACCATCACTTTGATTAATCAGAATCTAGGATGTACAGCCTGATTTTTGAGTAATATAATGGGAAATATCATGAAAAAACCGGGACTATGGTCTTGTTTTGTTATTAACATAGAAGAACGATGAGTGAGGAGAATAAACATGGGATTAATCACCCTGTCAGAAGTCAAACCAGGACTCAAACTTGGAAGTGATGTGCAAACGCTTCGCGGCAACGTTCTGCTTCAGAAGGGCAAAGTCATTTTACCCAAGGATATGGAAGTTCTCAGAGCCTTTATGATTCACCAGGTAGATATTGAACAAGAAAGAATGGTATCAGGCAGTACAGGCACCAAAAGTGCATCTGGGCCCGCAGGAGGTACAACAAATGAGAATAATGGGGAACGGTCAGGGAAGACAGGGAACGTCACCACAGCTCCTGCAGTAACGTCTCTACAGGATGAGTATGAGAAGATGGTCGGACTAACCAAAAATGCATTCCTGTCCTCTCTGGCGGCTGAATTGCCTGTATATGAGTTGCGTACACAGTTGGAGTCTGTGTTTGTACATCTCAAACAATATAATGTACTTACCTTCAGCCCACGAGTAATGCAAGAACATGATTATGTATATCACCATGCTGTACTGAGCGCGATCACATCGTATCAATTGGCCCAATGGATGGATCTCCCCTCTAAGGATTGGATGCAGGTTGCTTTTGCAGGCTTGTTCCATGATATTGGTAACAACAAAGTAGATCCGCAGATTCTCCATAAACCATCCACATTGACGGTAGCAGAGCAGGAAGAGATCCGCCAGCATACCAAATACGGTTATCAGGTGCTTAAACAGGCAAAAGCCATTAATGAGGGGGCTAGACTTGCAGCCTTGCAGCATCACGAAAAAGTGGATGGATCGGGCTACCCATTACAGCTTAGCGGAACGCAGATTCATATTTACGCGAAAATTGTAGCTATCGCTGATATTTTCCACGCCATGACGTTAGAGAAGATCTATCGTAAGGCACAATCACCGTATCTGGTCCTGGAACAGATCCAGAGTGAAGCGTTCGGGAAATTAGATCCTGCAATTGTAAGTGTATTTGTTCAACGGTCGACCCAGATCCATAATGGCATCCGAGTAAAACTGAGCAATAACCAAATTGGAGAGATCATATTCTCTGATCGGGATCATCCTACGCGGCCTATGGTGTCAGTAGAAGGAACCATCATTAACTTAATGCAGCAGCGGCAGCTCCACATTCAAGAGGTTATCGGTTAATTATAGATAGTAGAGAAACTTGATGAGAGGGTCTTTCTTTTATAGAGAGGCCTTTTTATGTGAAAAAAGTGTAGTCATGTAGATAAATCACGATGATTATAGATAAATTAATAATTAAACAAAAAAAGACTTGCAATCAAAATCTGTACATGGTATATTCTAATTCCGGCCAAGAAAACACGATTTACACGGTGCGGCAAGCAAAACAAATAAGCTTCGAAAGAAACTTAAAAAAAGAGCTTGCAAAGTTGGTTCGGATGTGATAAGATATAAAAGTTGCTGAAGAGAACAACATTCGGTAACGAAACAAGTTTGATCTTTGAAAACTGAACAACGAGTGAGTAAATATTCTGCTTGCAGAATGAACGCGAAAGTTGAGACGAGCCTTGGCTTGAATCGACTGGAGCACAAATGAGATTTTTAATCTCGTCAGATTCAAAATGAGCTTATCGCTCTTTTCAATACTTTATTGGAGAGTTTGATCCTGGCTCAGGACGAACGCTGGCGGCATGCCTAATACATGCAAGTCGAGCGGACTTGATGAGAAGCTTGCTTCTCTGATGGTTAGCGGCGGACGGGTGAGTAACACGTAGGCAACCTGCCCTCAAGTTTGGGACAACTACCGGAAACGGTAGCTAATACCGAATAATTGTTTTCTTCGCCTGAAGAGAACTGGAAAGACGGAGCAATCTGTCACTTGGGGATGGGCCTGCGGCGCATTAGCTAGTTGGTGAGGTAACGGCTCACCAAGGCGACGATGCGTAGCCGACCTGAGAGGGTGATCGGCCACACTGGGACTGAGACACGGCCCAGACTCCTACGGGAGGCAGCAGTAGGGAATCTTCCGCAATGGGCGAAAGCCTGACGGAGCAATGCCGCGTGAGTGATGAAGGTTTTCGGATCGTAAAGCTCTGTTGCCAGGGAAGAACGCTTGGGAGAGTAACTGCTCTCAAGGTGACGGTACCTGAGAAGAAAGCCCCGGCTAACTACGTGCCAGCAGCCGCGGTAATACGTAGGGGGCAAGCGTTGTCCGGAATTATTGGGCGTAAAGCGCGCGCAGGCGGTCATTTAAGTCTGGTGTTTAATCCCGGGGCTCAACCCCGGATCGCACTGGAAACTGGGTGACTTGAGTGCAGAAGAGGAGAGTGGAATTCCACGTGTAGCGGTGAAATGCGTAGATATGTGGAGGAACACCAGTGGCGAAGGCGACTCTCTGGGCTGTAACTGACGCTGAGGCGCGAAAGCGTGGGGAGCAAACAGGATTAGATACCCTGGTAGTCCACGCCGTAAACGATGAGTGCTAGGTGTTAGGGGTTTCGATACCCTTGGTGCCGAAGTTAACACATTAAGCACTCCGCCTGGGGAGTACGGTCGCAAGACTGAAACTCAAAGGAATTGACGGGGACCCGCACAAGCAGTGGAGTATGTGGTTTAATTCGAAGCAACGCGAAGAACCTTACCAGGTCTTGACATCCCTCTGATCGGTACAGAGATGTATCTTTCCTTCGGGACAGAGGAGACAGGTGGTGCATGGTTGTCGTCAGCTCGTGTCGTGAGATGTTGGGTTAAGTCCCGCAACGAGCGCAACCCTTATATTTAGTTGCCAGCATTTCGGATGGGCACTCTAGATAGACTGCCGGTGACAAACCGGAGGAAGGTGGGGATGACGTCAAATCATCATGCCCCTTATGACCTGGGCTACACACGTACTACAATGGCCGGTACAACGGGCTGCGAAATCGCGAGATGGAGCCAATCCCAACAAAGCCGGTCTCAGTTCGGATTGCAGGCTGCAACTCGCCTGCATGAAGTCGGAATTGCTAGTAATCGCGGATCAGCATGCCGCGGTGAATACGTTCCCGGGTCTTGTACACACCGCCCGTCACACCACGAGAGTTTATAACACCCGAAGTCGGTGGGGTAACCGCAAGGAGCCAGCCGCCGAAGGTGGGATAGATGATTGGGGTGAAGTCGTAACAAGGTAGCCGTATCGGAAGGTGCGGCTGGATCACCTCCTTTCTATGGAGAATCGTTTCCTGCAACGGAAACATTCAAATATGTAGCTAAGCTACAAAACACTCACTCGTTGCTCAGTTTTGAGAGCTCAAACTCTCAAACAGCTTGCTTTTGCATGGAGCTTGTTCTTTGAAAACTAGATATCGAAACGAAACAAACGCGAATTAGAACATTCCTTTTTAGCTGAACTTGTGTTAAACAAGTTTAATAAATTGGTACTTAATTGCT from Paenibacillus sp. FSL R5-0341 harbors:
- the dnaN gene encoding DNA polymerase III subunit beta; translated protein: MKISIMKNYLNDSIQQVSKAISSRTTIPILSGIKFDVNHQGVTLTASDTDISIQSFIPLEDGDKSVVQVEQPGSVVLPAKFFVEIIKKLPSQEVHMEVKENFNTFISAGATEIQLVGLDPEEFPVLPSIEENQTVSIPGDLLKNMIKQTVFSISTHETTPILTGVLWSLGDNELKFVATDRHRLATRSAMLDNAEGIRFNNVVISGKTLNELSKIVPDQNTLVDIVVADNQVLFKIDRVLFYSRILDGTYPDTSRIIPTSYKTELVLDTKKLSESIDRAYLLSREEKTNIVRMQTMDSGTVEISSSSSELGKVREEIEPAEFTGDPLKISFNSKYMLDVLKVVESEQLMIAFTGVMSPIILKPLDDSHSLYVILPYRTTN
- the yaaA gene encoding S4 domain-containing protein YaaA; this translates as MNQVTIRTEYIKLDQFLKLADCIPTGGMAKALLQEGLVRVNKEPEERRGRKLYPGDIVEVDGEGTFEVAAE
- the recF gene encoding DNA replication/repair protein RecF — protein: MFVNSIDLQNFRNYEHLRLDSFGPVNLLIGQNAQGKTNLAEAIFVLALTKSHRTSRDKELIRFGEERARLAAEVDKKYGAVKLELSLSQQGKKAKINGLEQRKLSDFVGALNVVMFAPEDLEIVKGTPGVRRRFLDMEIGQVAPGYLYHLQQYQKVLVQRNNLLKQLWGQGASAQTMLEVWNEQLVEHGVKIVKKRKQFIKKLQKWAETIHQGITGGGEVLRLAYLPSFSEAAEEDEAVLMDQFMIKLSQMKEQEIRRGTTLSGPHRDDLSFFINDREVQTYGSQGQQRTTALSLKLAEIELIHEEIGEYPVLLLDDVLSELDPFRQTQLIETFQSKVQTFITATGIESLNVDKLKDASIYHVHAGQVER
- a CDS encoding extracellular matrix/biofilm biosynthesis regulator RemA family protein; the protein is MYIHLGGEKIIRSSELVAIFDISIEKSSKISKQYVTHAEQEKTVEHIGEEEAKSIVVTKNIVYYSPISSATLKKRAHIFPDL
- the gyrB gene encoding DNA topoisomerase (ATP-hydrolyzing) subunit B, with the protein product MSMNQPSYDANEIQVLEGLEAVRKRPGMYIGSTSSKGLHHLVWEVVDNSIDEALAGYCDHIEVSIHEDNSVTVVDNGRGIPVGEHAKMKRPALEVVMTVLHAGGKFGGGGYKVSGGLHGVGVSVVNALSEKVVVTVKREGHIYQQEYRRGAPQYDLKVIGTTDETGTTVRFHPDPEIFTETRVYEYDILLARIRELAFLNKGIGLTLTDERTGATNSFLYEGGIIEYVSFLNQKREVLHENPIYVEGSRDNIQVEVALQYNDNYTENIYSFANNINTHEGGTHESGFKSALTRIINDYARKAGVIKDSTGNLSGDDVREGLTAIISVKIPEPQFEGQTKTKLGNSEVRGIVESLFAEKLQEFLEENPSVSRRILEKGLQAARAREAARKARELTRRKGALEVSSLPGKLADCSSKDASISELYIVEGDSAGGSAKQGRDRHFQAILPLRGKILNVEKARLDRILGNAEIRAIITAMGTGIGDDFDIAKARYHKIILMTDADVDGAHIRTLLLTFLYRYMRKIIEAGYVYIAQPPLFKIERNKVIRYAGSEKERDEIIATLGENAKFNVQRYKGLGEMNAGQLWETTMDPESRTMMQVSINDAILADAMFDTLMGDNVEPRRDFIQENAKYVKNLDI
- a CDS encoding YheC/YheD family protein, translating into MGIQRVSSKWAKTAVLQRSRNVNEYIPVTRKYSRQTLERMTELFESNYIKPDRGTYGNGVMRVKTTRMYQPVFYSEDSTTDTEVTEEHNDRNLSEDTEASVVTSRATQLTTTYQLQYGTEERLFHSLDDLERALNDRIQKRDYIIQQGIPLMKHEGLPFDLRVLTQKNLQHNWETTGVLGRVAAPGKIITNIHGGGRLATFEELVLPHLHQDGFKKLRHELYRLGIHTAVQLQTSFPRLKEIGIDIALDEEGRPWILEVNTLPGIYAFGLLPDKETYRKIKRYAIAYGRLPSKKSKSSRPSPKAQASATKRRVRR
- the gyrA gene encoding DNA gyrase subunit A; translation: MAEEMNSQITDRDIGVEMRESFMDYAMSIIVSRALPDVRDGLKPVHRRILYAMSELGMTPDKPHKKSARIVGEVIGKYHPHGDSAVYETMVRMAQDFSLRYMHVDGHGNFGSVDGDMAAAMRYTEARLSKIAMEMLRDINKDTIDFQPNYDGEEHEPIVLPARFPNLLVNGVGGIAVGMATNIPPHNLGEVIDGVQAMIQNPDITSMELMDYIQGPDFPTSGYILGRSGIRQAYQTGRGSVTMRAKTNIEENNNKARIIVTELPYQVNKARLVEKIAELVRDKKIDGITDLRDESDRNGMRVVIELRRDVNPGVVLNNLYKHTSMQSTFGINMLAIVNKEPKILNLREVLYHYLQHQIEVIRRRTQFELKKAEARAHILEGLRIALDHIDEIITLIRSSSNADAAREGLIERFSLSHDQAQAILDMRLQRLTGLERERIENEYNELMVKIREYREILANEHLVLEIISTELQEIRDRFSDDRRTEITVGEESILDEDLIPREEVIITITHTGYVKRLPVSTYRSQKRGGRGVVGMDTKDTDFVEHLFVTNSHNYLMFFTDKGKVYRLKAYEIPELGRTARGTPIINLIQIEQGESVNAVIPVQEFESDRYLFFATRQGVVKKTPLEDYTNIRKGGLIGISLRDDDILIDVKLTDGQQEIIMGTAHGMSIRFSEGNVRSMGRSATGVKGITLDEQDAVIGMDVVDKELDVLIVTAKGYGKRTPVSDYRMQTRGGKGIKTINVTEKNGAVVSLKMVKTEEDLMIITSSGTLIRMSMEGISTMGRYTQGVKLIHIRDEDSVATVSRIDKNEEEPDDELLEGSEGGETQTPAVSLEEGTISDAEADAEVDGDDSGSEA
- a CDS encoding HD-GYP domain-containing protein, giving the protein MGLITLSEVKPGLKLGSDVQTLRGNVLLQKGKVILPKDMEVLRAFMIHQVDIEQERMVSGSTGTKSASGPAGGTTNENNGERSGKTGNVTTAPAVTSLQDEYEKMVGLTKNAFLSSLAAELPVYELRTQLESVFVHLKQYNVLTFSPRVMQEHDYVYHHAVLSAITSYQLAQWMDLPSKDWMQVAFAGLFHDIGNNKVDPQILHKPSTLTVAEQEEIRQHTKYGYQVLKQAKAINEGARLAALQHHEKVDGSGYPLQLSGTQIHIYAKIVAIADIFHAMTLEKIYRKAQSPYLVLEQIQSEAFGKLDPAIVSVFVQRSTQIHNGIRVKLSNNQIGEIIFSDRDHPTRPMVSVEGTIINLMQQRQLHIQEVIG